The following coding sequences lie in one Arabidopsis thaliana chromosome 3, partial sequence genomic window:
- the emb2171 gene encoding Ribosomal protein L14p/L23e family protein (embryo defective 2171 (emb2171); FUNCTIONS IN: structural constituent of ribosome; INVOLVED IN: translation, embryo development ending in seed dormancy; LOCATED IN: ribosome, cytosolic large ribosomal subunit; EXPRESSED IN: 23 plant structures; EXPRESSED DURING: 13 growth stages; CONTAINS InterPro DOMAIN/s: Ribosomal protein L14b/L23e (InterPro:IPR000218), Ribosomal protein L14 conserved site (InterPro:IPR019972); BEST Arabidopsis thaliana protein match is: Ribosomal protein L14p/L23e family protein (TAIR:AT2G33370.1).) produces the protein MSLGLPVAATVNCADNTGAKNLYIISVKGIKGRLNRLPSACVGDMVMATVKKGKPDLRKKVLPAVIVRQRKPWRRKDGVFMYFEDNAGVIVNPKGEMKGSAITGPIGKECADLWPRIASAANAIV, from the exons ATGTCACTGGGTCTTCCAGTGGCAGCCACTGTGAACTGTGCTGACAACACCGGAGCTAAGAACCTTTACATCATTTCGGTTAAAGGAATCAAGGGTCGTCTTAACCGTTTGCCATCAGCGTGTGTTGGTGATATGGTTATGGCTACTGTTAAGAAAGGTAAGCCTGATCTCCGTAAGAAGGTGCTTCCTGCTGTCATTGTTAGGCAGAGGAAGCCTTGGCGCCGAAAGGACGGTGTCTTCATGTATTTCGAAG atAATGCTGGTGTCATTGTCAATCCCAAGGGTGAAATGAAAG GATCTGCTATCACTGGACCAATCGGAAAGGAGTGTGCTGATCTGTGGCCAAGAATCGCAAGTGCTGCGAACGCCATCGTTTAA
- a CDS encoding NAC (No Apical Meristem) domain transcriptional regulator superfamily protein (NAC (No Apical Meristem) domain transcriptional regulator superfamily protein; CONTAINS InterPro DOMAIN/s: No apical meristem (NAM) protein (InterPro:IPR003441); BEST Arabidopsis thaliana protein match is: NAC domain containing protein 4 (TAIR:AT1G02230.1); Has 48 Blast hits to 26 proteins in 2 species: Archae - 0; Bacteria - 0; Metazoa - 0; Fungi - 0; Plants - 48; Viruses - 0; Other Eukaryotes - 0 (source: NCBI BLink).): MVNPVGFRFRPTKEEIVDHYLRPTNFDGDTSHVDRNIMFMQDNRNDYRPPNSLTGVFSDCSSDDNDSDLLSPKTVS; the protein is encoded by the exons ATGGTGAATCCGGTGGGTTTCAGATTCCGTCCGACCAAAGAGGAGATCGTCGACCATTACCTCCGGCCAACAAATTTCGATGGTGACACGAGCCATGTCGAT AGGAATATCATGTTTATGCAAGATAATCGCAATGATTACAGACCTCCAAACTCATTAACTGGTGTCTTCAGTGATTGTAGCAGTGATGATAATGATTCTGATTTACTATCTCCAAAAACAGTAAGCTAA
- the emb2171 gene encoding Ribosomal protein L14p/L23e family protein (embryo defective 2171 (emb2171); FUNCTIONS IN: structural constituent of ribosome; INVOLVED IN: translation, embryo development ending in seed dormancy; LOCATED IN: ribosome, cytosolic large ribosomal subunit; EXPRESSED IN: 23 plant structures; EXPRESSED DURING: 13 growth stages; CONTAINS InterPro DOMAIN/s: Ribosomal protein L14b/L23e (InterPro:IPR000218), Ribosomal protein L14 conserved site (InterPro:IPR019972); BEST Arabidopsis thaliana protein match is: Ribosomal protein L14p/L23e family protein (TAIR:AT2G33370.1); Has 9322 Blast hits to 9321 proteins in 3192 species: Archae - 322; Bacteria - 5444; Metazoa - 383; Fungi - 267; Plants - 817; Viruses - 0; Other Eukaryotes - 2089 (source: NCBI BLink).): MSKRGRGGTSGNKFRMSLGLPVAATVNCADNTGAKNLYIISVKGIKGRLNRLPSACVGDMVMATVKKGKPDLRKKVLPAVIVRQRKPWRRKDGVFMYFEDNAGVIVNPKGEMKGSAITGPIGKECADLWPRIASAANAIV; the protein is encoded by the exons ATGTCGAAGCGAG GAAGAGGAGGAACCTCTGGTAACAAGTTCAGGATGTCACTGGGTCTTCCAGTGGCAGCCACTGTGAACTGTGCTGACAACACCGGAGCTAAGAACCTTTACATCATTTCGGTTAAAGGAATCAAGGGTCGTCTTAACCGTTTGCCATCAGCGTGTGTTGGTGATATGGTTATGGCTACTGTTAAGAAAGGTAAGCCTGATCTCCGTAAGAAGGTGCTTCCTGCTGTCATTGTTAGGCAGAGGAAGCCTTGGCGCCGAAAGGACGGTGTCTTCATGTATTTCGAAG atAATGCTGGTGTCATTGTCAATCCCAAGGGTGAAATGAAAG GATCTGCTATCACTGGACCAATCGGAAAGGAGTGTGCTGATCTGTGGCCAAGAATCGCAAGTGCTGCGAACGCCATCGTTTAA
- a CDS encoding Aldehyde oxidase/xanthine dehydrogenase, molybdopterin binding protein (Aldehyde oxidase/xanthine dehydrogenase, molybdopterin binding protein; FUNCTIONS IN: oxidoreductase activity, catalytic activity; INVOLVED IN: oxidation reduction; LOCATED IN: endomembrane system; CONTAINS InterPro DOMAIN/s: Aldehyde oxidase/xanthine dehydrogenase, molybdopterin binding (InterPro:IPR008274); BEST Arabidopsis thaliana protein match is: xanthine dehydrogenase 1 (TAIR:AT4G34890.1); Has 1158 Blast hits to 1158 proteins in 355 species: Archae - 0; Bacteria - 373; Metazoa - 343; Fungi - 90; Plants - 43; Viruses - 0; Other Eukaryotes - 309 (source: NCBI BLink).) gives MEVLKWVKDMHTKVAAAAFNIPLSSVFVSETSTYKVPNASPTAASASSDMYGPAVLDDVKHIIAKLEPVTSKHNFNTIR, from the exons ATGGAGGTGTTGAAATGGGTTAAGGATATGCATACAAAGGTTGCTGCAGCGGCCTTTAACATTCCCCTTAGTTCGGTTTTTGTGTCAGAAACAAGCACATACAAG GTTCCTAATGCGTCACCTACTGCTGCTTCTGCGAGCTCTGATATGTATGGTCCTGCAGTTTTAGACGATGTTAAGCATATTATAGCAAAATTGGAGCCTGTTACATCTAAACACAATTTCAACACCATTCGCTGA